Part of the Polaribacter sp. Hel1_33_78 genome is shown below.
GGAAATGAATATGTAGAAAGAGTAAGAGAAGCTGTAAAAGATGAAAATGCTGAAGTAATTGTTTTAGCAGTGGGAACAGAAGCAGATATTGCAGAGTTAGACGATTACGAAGAACGACAAATGTTTTTAGCAGATATTGGTTTAGAAGAAGCTGGTGTTGCTAGGTTAGTTCGTTCTGCGTATAAATTATTAAAATTACAGACTTACTTTACAGCAGGGGTTAAAGAAGTAAGAGCTTGGACAATACCTATTGGCTCCACAGCGCCGCAGGCTGCAGGCGTAATTCATACAGATTTTGAAAAAGGTTTTATTAGAGCAGAAACTATTGCTTACAAAGATTACATTACTTTCGGTTCTGAATCAAAAGTAAAAGAAGCTGGAAAAATGAGAGTAGAAGGTAAGGAATACATTGTTAAAGATGGGGATGTAATGCATTTTCGTTTTAACGTCTAGATTTTTAAAATAAATAAATAAAAAACCCCAATGAATTTCATTGGGGTTTTTACATTTAATAACCTTTCTTTTAAGTTCCTCGATATGTAATTTTCCGATTTTTTTGAAAAAGAATTCTTGAGAAAATATTTTTTAAAATTTATTCTTTATAGAAAGGTAATTTCACCACAGTTGCGGGTATTGCTTTTTTACGCACTTGTATCTGAATTTGTGTTCCAGCTTTGGATAATATTCTAGGCACATATCCTAATCCAATACCTTTTCCTAAACATGGGCTCATAGTTCCGGATGTAACGTTTCCGATTACATTTCCATTTCCGTCAACAATATCATAACCATGTCTTGGTATACCTCTTTCATCCAGCTCAAAAGCAACCAAACGTTTTTCAGGTTTTAACTCTTTTTGTTTTGCTAATGCCTCATGGTTTACAAATTCTTTGGTAAATTTTGTTATCCAACCTAAACCAGCTTCAATTGGCGAAGTTGTATCATCAATATCATTTCCATACAAGCAATATCCCATTTCTAAGCGCAATGTATCTCTTGCAGCCAAACCAATTGGCTTAATTCCAAATTCTGCCCCAGCTTCAAAAACTTTGTTCCAAATTTGAGTTGCTTCATTGTTTTTACAATAAATTTCAAATCCTCCTGAACCAGTATAACCAGTAGCAGAAATAATTACGTTCTCAACTCCTGCAAAATCTCCTATTTTAAATTTATAAAAATGAATATCAGCTAAATCTAAAGAAGATAAAGATTGCATTGCTTCAACTGCTTTTGGTCCTTGAATTGCTAATAAAGAATAATCTTCAGACAAATCTTTTAATTCTGCTCCAAACTCATCATTATATGAAGAAATCCAATTCCAATCTTTTTGGATATTAGAGGCATTTACAACTAATAAATATTGATTCTCCTTAATTTTATAACAAATTAAATCATCTACAATTCCATTATCTTCATTTGGGAAACAACTGTATTGAGCATCGCCAATTTCTAGTTTAGAAACATCATTAGAAGTAACTTTCTGCAGTAAAGCTAGCGCATTTTTTCCGCTAACTAAAAATTCACCCATATGGCTGACATCAAAAACACCCACAGACTCTCTAACTGTATGATGTTCTGCGGTTACTCCTTCATATTGCACGGGCATATTATAACCTGCAAAAGGGACCATTTTTGCTCCTAGACTTTTATGAATTGTATGTAATGCTATATTTTTCATTATATAATATTTAGAAATTTTAATTAAAGAAAAAATTTAAAAAAAGACCAAATTTAGTTGTCGTTTAAAGAATTCTTAAATTTCGTGCTAAATTATTTAAAAATCCGCAATAAACAATCACTAATATTCTGTTAATATTTTTAAATCAAAAATAAATAATGTTACATTTGATTCTGCAACTTATACATTGTTTTTTATGAATTTTTTTAAACTTCAAATTGTCCTGGTTTTAGCATTTTCTTTAAACGGATTTTCGCAGTTGCCAAAAGATTTTTTATCAAAAGATTTCCATAAAGATAGACGTGAAGTTTTACGTTCTAAAATGCCTTTAAACTCAGTAACAGTTTTATTTGCAAATCCAATTAGAAACAGAGCTAATGATGTGGATTATGTTTTTCATCAAGATCCAAATTTTTATTATTTAACAGGGTACAGAGAACCAAATGCTGTTTTAATACTTTTTTCCGAAAATCAAATGGATGAAAATGGAAGTTTTTATAATGAGATTTTATACGTTCAAAAAAGAGATAAAAGAGCAGAACAATGGAACGGAAAAAGGTTAGGAATTGAAGGAGCCAAAATGGAACTTGGTTTTAAAAAGGCAATGAATGGTGAAGATTTTATAAAGACAACAATCGATTTTAAAAAGTTTGATAAAGTTTTTATTGAAAAATTTAACGATGATTATAGAAATTTAAGCGATACTGCAGATATTTTTGATTTGGTAAAAGAGTTTAAAATTAAAGCAGGTTATGTTCCAAAAATATATTTATCTGGAGTAAAAGAATATGTGTATAATAATATTGCAGAAACCCCAATAAAAAGGAGTGCGAATGTAATTCAACTTATAAATCAAGTGGAAGGTCGTTATGCTGAAATTAAAGAAGACCAATTAATTAAAGAATATAAAATTGCTAAAACAGATGCATTAAAAAAAGAAATTAAACAAAAAATTACTTTTGCTTTAGAGTCAAAAACAAATATTGATATAAAATTTTTATCAGCAAACTTAGCCACAATGCGCGAAGTAAAAACAGCTGAAGAATTAATATTATTAACCAAGGCAGTAAGAATTTCTGCCATTGGTCAAATAGAGGTAATGAAAGCAATGAAGCCTCATATGTCTGAAACTGAGTTACAAGGAATTCATGAGTTTGTGTATAAAAAATACGGAGCAGAGTATGAGGGGTATCCTTCAATTGTTGGTGCAGGTAATAATGGTTGTATTTTGCATTATATAGAAAACAACAGAACCAAAGTTGGTAATGACTTGGTATTAATGGATTTAGGTGCTGAGTATAGAGGTTTTACAGCAGACGTTACTCGTACAATTCCGGCTAATGGGAAATTTACAAAAGCACAAAAACAGATTTACGACTTAGTTTATGAAGCGCAAGAAGCAGGTATTGCTTTATACACAATCGGTACAAGTATGCAAGCTCCAAATCAAGCAGCAATAAAAATAATAAATAACGGTTTATTTAAACTAGGAATCATAAAATCTGCGGATGAAAAGCACCCTTATTTTCCGCACGGAACTTCACATCATATCGGTTTGGATGTTCATGATCCAGGAAATTATGGAGATTTTGAAGAGAATATGGTGGTAACCATGGAACCTGGAATTTATATTCCGAATGGAAGTAATTGTGATGAAAAATATTGGGGAATAGGAATTAGAATTGAAGATGATATTTTAGTAACTAAAAATGGACCAGTAAATTTATCTAGTGAAGCACCGAGAACAACCAAAGAAATAGAAGAGATGATGGCAAAAAAATCTATTTTAGATGAATTTGTATTACCAAATTTAGATGAATAATGAGTAAAACAGCTATAATTTTAGGAGCAACTGGTCTAACGGGAGGTATACTTTTAAAAAACCTAATTGCAGATAAAACGTATACAAAAATTAAAATTTTCTCTAGAAACCCTATAGATATTCAGTCAGATAAAATCGAGGAATATATTATAGACTTATTTCAATTAAATAAGTTTGAAGAAAACTTTGCAGCAGATGTGTTATTTTGTTGTATCGGAACAACAGCTGCTAAAACAAAAGATAAAGAATCATACAAAACTATTGATTATGGAATTCCTCTAAGCGCAGCAAAAATGGCAAAAAAAAAGGATATAAAAACATTTGTAGTAATCTCCTCAATGGGAGCAAATGCATCAAGTTCTGTTTTTTATAATAGAACAAAGGGCGAAATGGAACGTGATGTTTTAGGACAAAACATCAAAAACACTTTCATTTTAAGACCTTCTTTAATTGGAGGTAATCGTGATGAAGTAAGAGTAGGAGAAAGAATTGTCAAAGGAATAATGAGTTTATTAAATCCTTTGTTTTTAGGGAGTTTAAAAAAGTATAAAATGATTTCTCCTGAAAAAATCGCAACTTGTATGCAGAAACTTGCTGATAGCAAATCACATCAATCTATATTTAGTTCTGATGAAATAGTAGAAATAGCGAATTCGAGAAAATAAATGAGCAAAGAACAACCCAATAATCCTTTACACGGAATAAAGTTAGCAACCATGTTAGAACAATTGTTTCTAGAATATGGTTGGAAAGAATTAGGAGATATTTTGAATATTAATGCTTTTAAAAATAACCCTACTTATAAATCGAGTCTAAAGTTTTTAAGAACAACCCCTTGGGCAAGAGAAAAAGTAGAGCAGTTATATCTGAAAACAATGATAAAATAATTTATTTAGAAATTATATCTAATACCAATTCTTTTGACAATGTTCTTCCATTGGCAATTCTTTTGATGTTTTCAAATGTAAAAACAAAATTGCAACCCTTTTTATAATCTGAGCAACCATACGCAGATTTTCCTTTTAAAATTTTTCCGTTATTACATTTTGGACATGAAATTTTTTCTGATTGCTGCGTGTTTGAATAAATAGATTTATTCGTTTCAACCTTAATAATATTATGTTTTCGTTCTAATTTCAATCTAAAATTCTCATCAAATCTAATTAAGCCTTCAATAGCTTCTGAATTTCTTTTAAAACCTTTTAAATTGGTTGTACATTTTTTGTCAATCAATCTTATGAGTTGATTTTCAGAAACTTTCTTTCCGAAAATTTCAAATGGAATCTTTAAATCACAACTATTCTTGTATTCAGAACATCCATAAGCAGAAGAACCTTTTATTATATTTCCTTTTTTACATTTTGGACAGGTTTTTCCTACAATTTGTTTTTTTGATGTAGTCCCTTTTTTTACTGATTTTTTCTTTATGGGACTGAGTTCTGTATCAGAACTAGCGGAAGAAATTCTTTTTTTAATGGTATTCGAACGAACTTCATAAACTAAATCATCCACCATTTTTTTCATATTATTGATGAATGTTCCTGCATTAAATTCACCTCTTTCAATTTCTTTTAAACGTTTCTCCCAGCGTCCAGTTAATTCCGCAGATTTTAATAATTCGTTGTCAATAATATTAATTAAATCGATTCCTGTTTGAGTTGGTAAAACTAACTTTTTCTTACGCTCAATATATTTTCTACGGAATAAAGTCTCAATAATACTTGCTCTGGTAGAGGGTCTTCCAATACCATTTTCTTTCATTAACTCACGCATTTCATCATCATCCACTTGCTTTCCAGCAGTTTCCATAGCTCT
Proteins encoded:
- the gcvT gene encoding glycine cleavage system aminomethyltransferase GcvT, whose protein sequence is MKNIALHTIHKSLGAKMVPFAGYNMPVQYEGVTAEHHTVRESVGVFDVSHMGEFLVSGKNALALLQKVTSNDVSKLEIGDAQYSCFPNEDNGIVDDLICYKIKENQYLLVVNASNIQKDWNWISSYNDEFGAELKDLSEDYSLLAIQGPKAVEAMQSLSSLDLADIHFYKFKIGDFAGVENVIISATGYTGSGGFEIYCKNNEATQIWNKVFEAGAEFGIKPIGLAARDTLRLEMGYCLYGNDIDDTTSPIEAGLGWITKFTKEFVNHEALAKQKELKPEKRLVAFELDERGIPRHGYDIVDGNGNVIGNVTSGTMSPCLGKGIGLGYVPRILSKAGTQIQIQVRKKAIPATVVKLPFYKE
- a CDS encoding aminopeptidase P N-terminal domain-containing protein, producing the protein MNFFKLQIVLVLAFSLNGFSQLPKDFLSKDFHKDRREVLRSKMPLNSVTVLFANPIRNRANDVDYVFHQDPNFYYLTGYREPNAVLILFSENQMDENGSFYNEILYVQKRDKRAEQWNGKRLGIEGAKMELGFKKAMNGEDFIKTTIDFKKFDKVFIEKFNDDYRNLSDTADIFDLVKEFKIKAGYVPKIYLSGVKEYVYNNIAETPIKRSANVIQLINQVEGRYAEIKEDQLIKEYKIAKTDALKKEIKQKITFALESKTNIDIKFLSANLATMREVKTAEELILLTKAVRISAIGQIEVMKAMKPHMSETELQGIHEFVYKKYGAEYEGYPSIVGAGNNGCILHYIENNRTKVGNDLVLMDLGAEYRGFTADVTRTIPANGKFTKAQKQIYDLVYEAQEAGIALYTIGTSMQAPNQAAIKIINNGLFKLGIIKSADEKHPYFPHGTSHHIGLDVHDPGNYGDFEENMVVTMEPGIYIPNGSNCDEKYWGIGIRIEDDILVTKNGPVNLSSEAPRTTKEIEEMMAKKSILDEFVLPNLDE
- a CDS encoding NAD(P)H-binding protein is translated as MSKTAIILGATGLTGGILLKNLIADKTYTKIKIFSRNPIDIQSDKIEEYIIDLFQLNKFEENFAADVLFCCIGTTAAKTKDKESYKTIDYGIPLSAAKMAKKKDIKTFVVISSMGANASSSVFYNRTKGEMERDVLGQNIKNTFILRPSLIGGNRDEVRVGERIVKGIMSLLNPLFLGSLKKYKMISPEKIATCMQKLADSKSHQSIFSSDEIVEIANSRK
- a CDS encoding VF530 family DNA-binding protein: MSKEQPNNPLHGIKLATMLEQLFLEYGWKELGDILNINAFKNNPTYKSSLKFLRTTPWAREKVEQLYLKTMIK